One Clostridium novyi NT genomic window carries:
- a CDS encoding ABC transporter substrate-binding protein produces MRTFTNKRYLISVILSVVLIFFIYLSFSLNSNLSYPDLRNKHIVVYVALREEEAKYLLELFKQKTGCTYEYIKLPTEEAVMRILDEKSNPQGNIFIGGTADGYELLKSYGVLSKYKSPNAKNISSNYKDSDNYWTGFEIEPLSIGINKNTWNKQFGSKIPMPKTFEDLTNPLYKDKIILPDPKSSGTGYTFLANLYQQMNEKSFSQLITALKNNTNKLTISGFNSIQRVSSGEYTMTVNFLGDQKIMGKSNKDIVTIIPKNTGWNVNAIAAIKNSKNTKEAKAFIDFCLSDEIAEKLSRFSMATSTKNYENINYDIYKKYSFEKAAYDRNKIMKIWDNK; encoded by the coding sequence ATGAGAACTTTTACAAATAAACGCTACTTAATATCAGTTATATTAAGTGTTGTTTTAATTTTTTTTATTTACCTCTCCTTCTCTTTAAATTCCAATTTAAGTTATCCTGATCTTAGAAATAAACACATAGTAGTGTATGTTGCACTTAGAGAAGAAGAAGCTAAATATCTTTTAGAACTATTTAAGCAAAAAACCGGTTGTACATATGAATATATAAAACTTCCAACAGAAGAAGCAGTAATGAGAATACTTGACGAAAAATCCAATCCCCAGGGCAATATATTTATAGGTGGAACAGCCGATGGGTATGAGCTTTTAAAAAGTTACGGTGTACTTTCAAAGTATAAATCACCTAATGCTAAAAATATATCTTCAAACTATAAAGATAGTGATAATTATTGGACCGGATTTGAAATTGAACCTCTTTCTATAGGTATAAATAAAAATACTTGGAATAAACAATTTGGTTCTAAAATTCCTATGCCAAAAACCTTTGAAGATTTAACGAATCCATTATATAAAGATAAAATTATATTGCCAGACCCTAAGTCTTCAGGAACAGGATATACTTTTTTAGCTAATTTATATCAACAAATGAACGAAAAGTCATTTTCTCAGCTTATAACTGCACTAAAAAATAATACAAATAAGCTAACAATAAGTGGATTTAACTCTATTCAAAGGGTTTCCTCTGGAGAATATACAATGACAGTTAATTTTCTTGGTGATCAAAAAATAATGGGTAAATCCAATAAAGATATTGTTACTATTATTCCTAAAAATACAGGTTGGAATGTAAATGCTATTGCTGCTATAAAAAATTCTAAAAATACCAAGGAAGCTAAAGCATTTATAGACTTTTGTTTATCAGATGAAATTGCTGAAAAACTCTCTAGGTTTTCTATGGCAACTTCAACGAAAAATTACGAAAACATAAATTATGATATATATAAAAAGTATAGTTTTGAAAAAGCTGCCTATGATAGAAACAAAATTATGAAAATTTGGGACAATAAATAG
- a CDS encoding DUF3919 family protein, with translation MIRKKIILLYILLFLMCISSFIYYNKIIYNKVNIISNSSNMHEPLDNKLPNKIKISNSILGSTEITDKFLLNDILKYIRIISNSNTKSSANLSTNNVISLKGTIVYLNGEFDNFEIDNRLLMNGNYISSNSYLISILRNMLVDSLYKFNNLLNILNKDTSSIIFSNSNSEFLLNDSSKKKLVANFKKLKIMSNNKDFLETNLNENPKFHLKIYIDNKEKLTSENIILLDVYENYVIIQYLGDENGKNIYVKGNINENFYK, from the coding sequence TTGATACGAAAAAAGATAATTTTACTATACATACTTTTGTTTTTAATGTGTATATCTTCTTTTATATACTACAACAAAATTATTTATAATAAAGTCAATATAATATCAAATTCCAGTAATATGCATGAACCACTAGACAATAAACTTCCTAATAAAATTAAAATTTCAAATTCAATACTGGGTTCAACAGAAATTACTGATAAGTTTTTATTAAACGATATACTTAAATATATTAGAATTATTTCTAATTCTAACACTAAATCCTCTGCCAATTTATCAACTAATAACGTAATATCCTTAAAAGGCACTATAGTTTATCTAAATGGAGAATTTGACAACTTTGAAATAGATAATCGTTTGCTTATGAACGGTAATTATATATCTAGCAATTCATATTTAATAAGTATACTTAGAAATATGTTAGTAGACTCACTATATAAATTCAATAATTTGTTAAATATATTAAATAAGGATACAAGTTCAATAATATTCTCCAATTCAAATTCTGAATTTTTATTGAATGATAGTAGCAAAAAAAAGTTAGTTGCAAACTTTAAAAAATTAAAGATAATGAGCAACAATAAAGATTTTTTAGAAACTAATTTAAATGAAAACCCTAAATTCCATTTGAAAATATACATAGATAACAAAGAAAAACTTACTTCTGAAAATATTATACTTTTGGATGTATATGAAAACTACGTAATAATTCAATATTTAGGTGATGAAAACGGAAAAAATATATATGTAAAGGGGAATATTAATGAGAACTTTTACAAATAA
- a CDS encoding sensor histidine kinase: MNLKLNLKRKIILTNILILAPIIVFIYFITVSTLSKNIIKNSVDYLLNENNSAQIYIKNILSLKKLQDPEDVLKDSAPFIVTTLSEKFNLRVQMFNTSGQLIYDSDKDKISLYNEDISNALENKKAYIIKKVDGTPYIFLSSPILYNNKLCGTLRLILQESGELKVINNTLIMMIIGGIIALMLGIILIHSFAKEIVNPLTTLENHSNKIAKGNFSEKIEINSGDEIEDLANTFNYMSESLEKYISELKEAKNNQKKFFDNISHEFKTPLTAIIGFSEIIPKLKDNNKISESSMLIRKEGKRLLNLVEEILLLSKLNTNEFKIEYTYVNIKSLIDDVIKMLYIRLEKYHICVETNYEALFIYADYNKTKQVLINILDNAIKYSGCENIFISSKMFDDKIQISIRDDGVGFDVTSPIKHNGNGFGLNICREILNNENGAFEIKSNLDLGTEIILTFYR, encoded by the coding sequence ATGAATCTTAAATTAAACCTAAAGAGAAAAATAATTTTAACAAACATACTTATACTAGCCCCAATAATAGTTTTTATATACTTTATTACTGTAAGTACATTATCAAAAAATATAATAAAAAATTCTGTAGATTACTTATTAAATGAAAATAATTCTGCTCAAATATATATAAAAAACATATTAAGCTTAAAAAAACTTCAAGATCCAGAAGATGTATTAAAGGACAGTGCTCCCTTTATAGTAACTACCCTAAGCGAAAAATTTAATCTTAGAGTTCAAATGTTTAATACTTCAGGACAGCTAATTTATGACTCAGATAAAGACAAAATTAGTTTATATAATGAAGATATAAGTAATGCTTTAGAAAATAAAAAAGCTTATATAATAAAAAAAGTAGACGGTACTCCATATATATTTTTATCGAGTCCAATCCTTTATAATAATAAACTTTGTGGAACATTACGACTTATACTTCAGGAATCTGGAGAATTAAAAGTTATAAATAATACATTAATAATGATGATTATTGGTGGAATTATAGCCCTAATGCTTGGAATCATTTTAATACATAGTTTTGCAAAGGAAATTGTAAATCCTCTGACCACTTTAGAAAATCACTCAAATAAAATAGCCAAAGGTAACTTTTCTGAAAAAATCGAAATCAATAGTGGAGATGAAATAGAAGATCTTGCAAATACATTTAATTACATGAGCGAAAGCCTTGAAAAATATATTTCCGAATTGAAGGAAGCTAAAAATAATCAAAAGAAATTTTTTGATAATATATCTCATGAATTCAAAACCCCACTTACAGCAATTATAGGTTTTTCGGAAATTATCCCAAAACTAAAAGATAACAATAAAATTTCAGAAAGCTCTATGCTTATACGTAAAGAAGGAAAACGTCTTTTAAACTTAGTAGAAGAAATTTTATTGCTTTCTAAATTAAATACCAATGAATTTAAAATAGAATACACCTATGTAAACATTAAGTCATTAATTGATGATGTTATAAAAATGCTTTACATACGTCTTGAGAAATATCACATATGTGTTGAAACTAATTATGAAGCTCTTTTTATCTATGCTGACTACAATAAAACCAAACAAGTTCTTATAAATATATTAGATAACGCAATAAAATATAGCGGTTGTGAAAATATATTTATATCTTCTAAAATGTTTGATGATAAAATTCAAATTTCAATACGTGATGATGGTGTTGGGTTCGATGTTACAAGTCCAATAAAACACAATGGAAACGGCTTTGGACTTAACATATGTAGAGAAATATTAAACAATGAAAATGGAGCATTTGAAATCAAAAGCAACCTAGATTTAGGTACAGAAATAATTTTAACTTTTTATAGATAA
- a CDS encoding response regulator transcription factor, whose translation MKILVVDDEISILQLIEMTLELENYEVMTAKTGLDALNILSKENIQLIILDAMLPDINGFNLIPKIKNISDIPIIMLTAKNDINDKILGLQLGADDYITKPFNSTELILRIKIASKRVKKDIVNEKNEIILGSLRILKKERKLIINSTEVTLTYKEFEVLSYLCENKEKVFSREELLSKVWGYDFEGTTRAVDILIQRLRKKLGKCQNYIKTLYKAGYKIEVDNNES comes from the coding sequence ATGAAAATATTAGTTGTAGATGACGAAATAAGTATATTACAACTTATTGAAATGACTTTAGAACTTGAAAACTATGAAGTTATGACGGCAAAAACAGGATTAGATGCGCTAAATATTTTATCTAAAGAAAATATACAATTAATAATACTTGATGCAATGTTACCTGACATTAATGGATTTAATCTAATACCTAAAATAAAAAATATTTCTGATATTCCTATAATAATGTTAACTGCCAAAAATGATATAAACGATAAAATACTCGGACTTCAATTAGGCGCTGATGACTATATAACAAAACCATTTAATAGCACAGAATTAATACTACGAATAAAAATTGCTTCCAAACGAGTAAAAAAAGATATTGTTAACGAAAAAAATGAAATTATATTAGGTTCTCTTAGAATTTTAAAAAAGGAAAGAAAACTTATTATAAATTCTACTGAAGTGACTTTAACATATAAAGAATTTGAAGTTTTAAGTTACCTATGTGAAAACAAAGAAAAAGTTTTTTCTAGAGAAGAACTTTTAAGCAAAGTCTGGGGCTATGACTTTGAAGGAACTACACGTGCTGTAGACATATTAATTCAAAGATTAAGAAAGAAACTTGGGAAATGTCAAAATTATATAAAAACACTCTATAAAGCTGGTTACAAAATAGAAGTGGATAATAATGAATCTTAA
- a CDS encoding PH domain-containing protein, protein MEYNKLNENAKKAWRLSNFIVLIIVSAIAIGLRIVFNHKLGKYGFVASIIVGVIIFLLIVDVLINPIIEYKQWKYIITEDRIEFVHGIYFLTTTIIPMVRIQHIDIEEGPINRMYKLAKITIHTAGGVHKIEGIPKEKAQEISEYIKERIQVKVKEKLSAGNEEKNYE, encoded by the coding sequence ATGGAATATAATAAGTTAAATGAAAATGCTAAAAAAGCATGGAGACTTTCAAATTTTATAGTACTAATAATAGTAAGTGCAATAGCCATAGGACTTAGAATTGTATTTAATCACAAGTTAGGTAAATACGGGTTTGTGGCTAGTATAATTGTAGGAGTAATAATATTTTTGCTTATTGTTGATGTTTTAATAAATCCAATAATAGAGTATAAGCAGTGGAAGTATATAATAACAGAGGATAGAATTGAATTTGTCCATGGAATATATTTTTTAACTACTACAATAATTCCTATGGTAAGAATTCAACATATAGATATTGAAGAAGGACCAATAAATAGAATGTATAAACTTGCTAAAATAACTATTCATACAGCGGGGGGAGTGCATAAAATAGAGGGTATTCCAAAGGAAAAAGCTCAAGAAATTAGTGAATACATAAAAGAGAGAATTCAAGTTAAAGTAAAGGAAAAATTAAGTGCAGGAAATGAGGAAAAGAACTATGAATAA
- a CDS encoding PH domain-containing protein: protein MNKEYRNHFCTMIINIIKELRTFIAFAIVILIKVTTSKAIIICGLMCGYLFIKNFLKWRTTKFTIENGMLNYNSGIVSKQRVSVPIDKITTIDLEQDLFERIFNVYKVKIDSGSLGLNKDGSEIKIVLKKKSAFVLREVLRNNTYDYDEDVIYEKISHEKEYDKVSEKPINKLTVKNKELFLSAVTGNNLAYGIGLLVAVRKGLDKIKDLLKVDIASKFSKYKHVAKFDDYSMLYIIYFILGIFILFLIVSIACSVIGTIIKYYGFSVYRKNNTIFIEYGFFNKKSYSLHVENIHAIKLKQNLIKQKFNLYRIEVATVGYGDEDSEEAILYPIANKKKLEDIIDSLIPEFKYSGGFNKAPKKAIMKYMMLPTVITILICSLLSFIKVKLSFSFILVPIVMINRYLNYKNAGIGFNDDIAVFSSKGFRKETIYIKIQSIQSISMSSNYFQRRKNLCTYNIDFHSSNLIDIVEIKHLENSYFRKLEDKIDF from the coding sequence ATGAATAAAGAGTATAGAAATCATTTTTGCACTATGATTATAAATATAATAAAAGAATTAAGGACATTTATTGCCTTTGCTATTGTAATTTTGATAAAAGTAACTACAAGTAAAGCTATTATAATATGTGGTTTAATGTGCGGTTACTTATTTATAAAAAATTTTTTAAAGTGGAGAACTACTAAGTTTACCATAGAAAATGGAATGTTGAATTATAATAGTGGAATAGTATCTAAGCAAAGAGTAAGTGTTCCAATAGATAAAATAACTACTATAGATCTTGAACAGGATTTATTTGAAAGAATTTTTAATGTTTATAAAGTAAAAATAGATAGTGGAAGTCTTGGATTAAATAAAGATGGTAGTGAGATAAAAATTGTTTTAAAGAAAAAGTCAGCTTTTGTACTTAGAGAAGTTTTAAGAAATAATACTTATGATTATGATGAAGATGTTATATATGAAAAAATTTCTCATGAAAAAGAATACGATAAAGTATCAGAGAAACCTATAAATAAACTAACTGTAAAGAATAAGGAACTTTTTTTATCCGCAGTTACGGGCAATAATTTGGCTTATGGAATAGGATTATTAGTTGCGGTACGAAAAGGTTTAGACAAAATAAAGGATCTACTAAAAGTTGATATAGCATCAAAATTTTCTAAGTATAAACATGTAGCAAAATTTGATGATTATTCAATGCTATACATTATATATTTTATACTTGGAATTTTTATTTTGTTTTTAATTGTAAGCATAGCATGTTCTGTTATTGGTACTATAATAAAGTATTACGGTTTTAGTGTTTATAGAAAAAATAACACTATATTTATAGAATACGGATTTTTTAATAAAAAATCATACTCATTACATGTGGAAAATATTCATGCAATAAAGTTAAAACAAAATTTAATAAAACAAAAATTTAATTTATACAGGATTGAAGTTGCAACGGTTGGATATGGAGATGAGGATTCTGAAGAAGCTATACTTTATCCAATAGCTAATAAGAAAAAGCTAGAAGATATAATAGATTCTTTAATTCCAGAGTTTAAGTATAGTGGAGGATTTAATAAAGCTCCTAAAAAGGCCATTATGAAATATATGATGCTTCCAACAGTTATAACAATATTAATATGTTCTTTACTATCATTTATAAAAGTTAAATTAAGTTTTAGTTTCATTTTAGTACCTATTGTTATGATAAATAGATACTTAAATTATAAAAATGCAGGTATAGGGTTTAATGATGATATAGCTGTTTTTTCTTCAAAAGGATTTAGAAAAGAAACTATCTATATTAAAATTCAAAGCATACAATCAATAAGTATGTCTTCTAACTATTTTCAGAGAAGAAAGAATTTATGTACTTATAATATAGATTTTCATTCATCAAATCTTATTGATATTGTAGAGATAAAACATCTTGAGAATTCTTATTTTAGAAAACTTGAAGATAAAATAGATTTTTAA
- a CDS encoding response regulator transcription factor, which translates to MNGKILVIEDDVEIANIIQSHLTRENYSVNWSSTGKEGLEDFKKDTYDLIILDIMLPEIDGFTVCKNIRLLSNVPILILSAKKQEVDKVKGLKLGADDYITKPFSLIELEARVENNIKRYKGYNKKTDDNSIWRYKNGLTIIKDEMKVLIDDKEIELTSKEFSLLVVLAQNEHKVFTKKELYENVWNQDNLEGNNTITVHVKGLRQKLKDNVKNPKYIQTVWGTGYKFIGEKII; encoded by the coding sequence ATGAATGGAAAGATACTTGTAATAGAGGATGACGTTGAAATAGCTAATATCATACAAAGTCATCTTACACGAGAAAATTATAGTGTGAATTGGTCATCTACAGGAAAAGAAGGGTTAGAAGATTTTAAGAAAGATACATATGACTTAATTATATTAGATATTATGCTACCAGAAATCGATGGATTTACTGTTTGTAAAAATATTAGATTATTAAGTAATGTTCCTATATTAATATTAAGTGCTAAGAAACAAGAAGTGGACAAGGTAAAGGGACTTAAACTTGGGGCAGATGATTACATAACAAAGCCATTTAGTTTAATAGAACTGGAAGCTAGAGTTGAAAATAACATAAAAAGATATAAAGGTTATAATAAAAAAACAGATGACAATAGTATATGGAGATATAAAAATGGACTTACGATAATAAAAGATGAAATGAAGGTTTTAATTGATGATAAAGAAATAGAGCTTACATCTAAGGAATTTTCTTTATTAGTAGTATTAGCTCAAAATGAACATAAGGTATTTACAAAGAAAGAACTATATGAAAATGTTTGGAATCAAGATAACTTAGAAGGAAATAATACTATAACTGTTCATGTTAAAGGGCTAAGACAAAAACTAAAAGATAATGTTAAAAACCCTAAGTATATTCAAACAGTATGGGGAACGGGGTATAAGTTTATCGGAGAAAAAATAATATGA
- a CDS encoding HAMP domain-containing sensor histidine kinase, whose protein sequence is MKLKNWLISSYIVVMILPIIIAIMVYNGIKFCSNRVELEYYLNTLGIISKYENRLENLSIYKNLHEKVNLLDKEDNGLIEIDVYDNYGTLIYSSEDKNSIVSNSVNIDELYKNLYVIKREYNYNVIKRPVFSGDKIVGFYKIKILKNDVVNNINSVVILSIIVFILALIEVFVGTIHFLNKKILNPMSMLVKDMKAYTRGDPTIQFEYNKSDEVGDLINHFNELKGEIEVNKKEIERQHKEKEYLIAALSHDLKTPLTAIRAYSEAINRYDNLSEDTIKDYSSIIINKSDYMKKMLEDLLAYTLLTTEEELNLVEVDGEEFLEMLFYGYDELCEKNNIILIKNIDVRGNYCLDVNSMIRVIDNLISNSIRYTKNGGKIYLGAYSEEGNLPKFLPDELVREINKNIKENMFVFVSNNGDAIPESEQSKIFKAFYQSDNSRSKSLSGGVGLGLSIVKVIMDKHQGSVKIFSKDGFGTLVGCFIKRKS, encoded by the coding sequence ATGAAGTTAAAAAATTGGCTTATAAGTTCTTACATAGTTGTTATGATACTTCCGATAATTATAGCGATAATGGTATATAATGGAATTAAGTTTTGCAGTAATAGAGTTGAATTGGAGTATTATTTAAATACCCTAGGAATAATTTCAAAGTATGAAAATAGACTTGAAAATTTGTCTATATACAAGAATTTACATGAAAAAGTAAACTTATTAGATAAAGAAGATAACGGTTTAATAGAAATAGATGTATATGATAATTATGGAACTTTAATATATTCTTCAGAAGACAAAAATTCCATAGTATCTAATAGTGTTAATATAGATGAATTGTATAAAAACTTATATGTAATTAAGAGAGAATATAATTACAATGTTATAAAAAGACCCGTATTTAGTGGTGATAAAATAGTAGGATTTTATAAAATAAAGATATTAAAAAATGATGTAGTAAATAATATAAATTCAGTTGTAATTTTATCTATAATAGTATTTATATTAGCATTAATCGAAGTATTTGTAGGAACTATTCATTTTCTAAATAAAAAAATTCTAAACCCAATGTCTATGCTTGTTAAAGATATGAAAGCATATACTAGGGGAGATCCTACTATACAATTTGAGTATAACAAAAGTGATGAAGTTGGGGATTTAATAAATCATTTTAATGAGCTAAAAGGTGAAATTGAGGTAAATAAAAAAGAAATAGAAAGACAACATAAAGAAAAAGAATATTTAATAGCTGCACTTTCACATGATTTAAAAACTCCGTTAACGGCAATAAGGGCTTATTCTGAAGCTATTAATAGATATGATAATTTAAGCGAGGATACAATAAAAGATTATAGTTCAATAATCATAAATAAAAGTGATTATATGAAAAAGATGCTTGAGGATCTTTTAGCCTATACTCTTCTTACAACTGAAGAAGAATTGAATTTAGTAGAAGTAGATGGCGAAGAATTTTTAGAGATGCTTTTTTATGGATATGATGAATTATGTGAAAAAAATAATATAATTCTCATCAAGAATATAGATGTTCGTGGAAACTATTGTTTAGATGTAAATTCCATGATAAGAGTAATTGACAATTTAATAAGTAATTCTATTAGGTATACAAAAAACGGAGGGAAAATATATTTAGGAGCGTATTCGGAAGAAGGAAATTTACCTAAATTTTTACCAGATGAATTAGTGAGAGAAATAAATAAAAATATAAAAGAAAATATGTTTGTATTTGTAAGTAATAATGGTGATGCAATACCAGAATCGGAACAATCAAAGATTTTTAAAGCCTTTTATCAATCAGATAATTCTAGAAGTAAGTCTTTAAGTGGTGGTGTAGGTCTTGGTCTTAGCATAGTAAAGGTTATAATGGACAAACATCAGGGAAGTGTTAAGATTTTTTCAAAAGATGGCTTTGGAACACTAGTAGGATGTTTTATAAAAAGGAAAAGTTAA
- a CDS encoding LolA family protein has translation MKIKKIGLALLGIISISSMIFTGCNSNSAIIPEDIISNVVNLDKENKTFYGESKMDTYENGKKVSTVNLKEWSLPGNKVRREVTSDLGDGKFDKAIMTCDGKKMILRNNDVYMQSTNIIKENWVMSKSPKKFAMDEMANITKTHTIEIKGEEVVNNRNTYHLYAKPKDINKKGISAGKIDYWIDKDNWFIVKCDSKNENIRVVSEYLNVNFKPNIDNSMFTQKIPKGVKVENLDKKEVNKSITVKDASKKIGKEILIYKGIDYNLDKICCIEDADKTSNEINEIYVDNRGVEVFNISAKKAIKSDNEEDEIKLDIAEKVKVRGFDGEILEANNFKSVLWEEDGINYTIFTNTANFTLDDCKKIAEQLIKEK, from the coding sequence ATGAAAATAAAAAAAATAGGGTTAGCGCTATTGGGGATTATAAGTATAAGTTCAATGATTTTTACAGGATGCAATTCTAATTCTGCAATTATTCCAGAGGATATTATATCTAATGTAGTAAACTTAGATAAAGAAAATAAGACATTTTATGGTGAAAGTAAAATGGATACTTATGAAAATGGAAAAAAAGTTTCAACTGTAAATTTAAAAGAATGGAGTTTACCAGGAAATAAGGTTAGAAGAGAAGTTACAAGTGATTTAGGTGATGGGAAATTTGATAAAGCTATAATGACTTGTGATGGAAAGAAAATGATTTTACGTAATAATGATGTTTATATGCAAAGTACAAATATTATAAAAGAAAATTGGGTTATGAGTAAGAGCCCTAAAAAATTTGCTATGGATGAAATGGCTAATATAACAAAAACTCATACAATTGAAATTAAGGGAGAAGAAGTTGTAAATAACAGAAATACATATCATTTGTATGCTAAACCTAAAGATATAAATAAAAAGGGAATTTCAGCAGGAAAAATTGATTATTGGATAGACAAAGATAATTGGTTTATAGTGAAATGTGATAGTAAAAATGAAAATATTAGAGTTGTTTCTGAGTATTTAAATGTTAATTTTAAGCCTAACATAGATAATAGTATGTTTACTCAAAAAATACCTAAAGGTGTTAAAGTTGAAAACTTAGATAAAAAGGAAGTTAATAAAAGTATAACAGTGAAGGATGCTAGTAAAAAGATAGGAAAAGAAATACTTATATACAAAGGAATAGACTATAATTTAGATAAAATATGCTGTATAGAAGATGCTGATAAAACAAGTAATGAAATTAATGAAATATATGTAGACAACAGGGGAGTAGAAGTTTTTAATATTTCTGCAAAAAAGGCTATAAAAAGTGATAATGAAGAAGATGAAATAAAATTAGATATAGCTGAAAAAGTTAAGGTGAGAGGATTTGATGGAGAAATTTTAGAAGCTAATAATTTTAAATCTGTATTATGGGAAGAGGACGGCATAAACTATACTATATTTACAAATACAGCTAATTTTACATTAGATGATTGCAAGAAAATAGCGGAACAGTTAATCAAAGAAAAATAA